A window of Enoplosus armatus isolate fEnoArm2 chromosome 3, fEnoArm2.hap1, whole genome shotgun sequence contains these coding sequences:
- the aadacl4 gene encoding arylacetamide deacetylase-like 4: MDIGTAILIIGFVALVAAFLLLVIGLVYSELMNSDIPRGVTNSGKLHMVHGLFVGIAIVGRILHRLGICHQVSFIRWFVACFLTRLNPVPVGLRVKDLKFSEVPVRVYEPTTACDGLRRALVYFHGGGWVSGSIDSVDEVCRHIAKESGTIVVSVGYRLAPEHRYPAQLDDCDTATCHFLSVAEAEFSVDSRRVAVGGDSTGANLAAALCQRLARREDGHLPFPCAQVLIYPALQMADFNLPSYQQNHAVPILFRGRMAFYFLQYLNGDMSVCQDVLEGNHVPTELRPRYEEWLSPSNLPPECLVRGFREHPPPEYDGEVYHTIKAGLEPEVSPLLADDAVIQKTPPTFILTCEYDVLRDDGLLYRKRLLDLENDVTWQHVVEGFHGMINFFNQGWLTFPAAVQVLDGVVGYMKTL; encoded by the exons ATGGACATCGGCACTGCAATTTTAATAATTGGCTTCGTCGCTCTTGTTGCAGCCTTCCTCCTTCTGGTAATTGGACTTGTGTACTCTGAGCTGATGAATTCAGACATTCCTCGTGGGGTTACAAATAGTGGGAAACTGCACATGGTTCACGGCTTGTTTGTCGGCATAGCAATTGTG GGCCGGATCCTGCATCGTCTCGGTATTTGTCATCAGGTCAGCTTTATCCGATGGTTTGTGGCCTGTTTCCTGACTCGCTTAAATCCAGTTCCTGTGGGGCTGCGAGTGAAGGACCTGAAGTTTTCGGAGGTGCCAGTGCGAGTCTATGAACCCACCACTGCGTGTGACGGCTTGAGAAGAGCTCTTGTGTATTTCCATGGAGGAGGATGGGTGTCGGGCAGTATAG ATTCTGTTGATGAAGTCTGTCGGCACATCGCCAAGGAGTCGGGCACCATTGTGGTTTCTGTTGG GTACCGATTAGCCCCTGAGCACAGGTACCCTGCCCAGCTGGATGATTGTGACACAGCGacgtgtcacttcctgtctgtggctgaGGCAGAGTTCAGCGTGGACTCTCGCAGAGTGGCAGTCGGAGGGGACAGCACTGGGGCTAACCTGGCAGCAGCACTGTGCCAAAGGCTGGCGAGGAGGGAGGATGGACATCTGCCGTTCCCCTGTGCTCAGGTCCTCATCTACCCAGCCCTGCAGATGGCAGATTTCAACCTGCCCTCATACCAGCAAAATCATGCTGTGCCCATATTGTTTCGTGGCCGGATGGCGTTCTACTTCCTGCAGTACCTCAATGGGGACATGTCTGTGTGCCAAGACGTGTTGGAAGGCAACCATGTCCCCACTGAGCTCAGGCCACGCTATGAGGAGTGGCTCTCCCCTTCTAACCTACCTCCTGAGTGCCTCGTACGGGGTTTCCGTGAGCACCCACCCCCAGAATATGATGGGGAGGTGTATCACACAATCAAAGCTGGTTTGGAACCTGAGGTCTCACCTTTATTGGCAGACGATGCTGTCATTCAGAAAACCCCGCCCACCTTCATCCTCACCTGTGAGTATGATGTCCTGAGGGATGATGGACTTCTTTACAGGAAACGGCTGCTGGACTTGGAAAATGATGTCACTTGGCAACATGTGGTGGAAGGTTTTCATGGCATGATTAACTTTTTTAACCAGGGCTGGCTCACCTTTCCCGCTGCAGTGCAGGTGTTGGATGGTGTTGTTGGCTATATGAAAACACTGTGA
- the klhdc7a gene encoding kelch domain-containing protein 7A — protein MPIAELLGVQFDMQLLLKLSLSVAAVLLVSWAYRFYSSRDAKKIPLSVKDNKEPENATCQNCKMTLRCQGSPKLDTDDGGKRPLHTDSATDDVTADSTKETPAEVCPCQAEKSDVSKKGEMLTRQKQAEVATSNISFGSALNLPPPTESGVVCTTGRRSPCFLQKLEGSVGVGRELRQDLERQGAYSSFLSKAEIKVEDANVVLEGTGDQIVRGKIYDYYVESSSHSITDSNTVLGQFERNSESQPVEFGSRGSGLAESLSSLSPIIMRDLVLPQSTVEDPSSLRRLKLRHPARPVLLRKESYLSAAEQSELSNPSLTSRDLTPVTHTPASTSDESISVHPMICLSDSKGLNVREGADLETAAGAPFLHLPAKTLDGTDLESLKSKLDLGNCLETLFLAKKHGQTSVQQAALGVMSDNYLQVLRDPNLYGRLMAGEREQIQKQRMKGRRFVMVADTDPQDWARNTGGQIAETEQRRTSSAVYYYDDNKDAWHTHCLIPQEVISKACAMCTMDNYLFVAVGCQGTDREMTPSKQVFCYNPLTSIWKEISPMNEARPRCKLAALDGYIYAIGGECLSSVERYDPRLDRWTFVAPLPNDTFAVAHHVAVCNGELFVSGGTLRYMLLRYSPKTNTWRPSLLVCSKDRTVDMVAVGKFLYRFDINSLLGVSVYRYHTVARLWYQCSSKRLPRCPAFQCVTMDDTIYCVSRQFTMRLEADEISPGFIDENLSVLSAAKGILFPFVLSLPDKKPRQTSV, from the coding sequence ATGCCCATTGCAGAACTTTTGGGAGTCCAGTTCGacatgcagctgctgttgaaACTGAGTCTCTCTGTGGCTGCGGTGCTGCTGGTTTCCTGGGCCTACAGGTTCTACAGTTCCAGGGATGCAAAGAAAATTCCGCTCTCtgtcaaagacaacaaagagcCAGAAAATGCAACCTGCCAAAACTGCAAGATGACACTACGATGTCAAGGCTCACCAAAACTCGACACCGACGATGGGGGCAAGCGACCCTTGCACACAGACTCAGCCACCGATGACGTGACAGCTGACAGTACCAAGGAAACACCAGCAGAAGTTTGTCCATGCCAAGCTGAAAAGAGTGATGTCAGCAAGAAAGGGGAGATGCTCACTCGTCAGAAGCAGGCAGAGGTTGCAACCAGTAATATTTCATTTGGATCTGCTTTGAACCTTCCTCCTCCAACAGAGAGTGGGGTGGTCTGTACAACAGGGCGCCGCTCCCCTTGCTTTTTGCAGAAGCTGGAGGGCAGTGTGGGTGTGGGCAGGGAGTTGAGGCAGGACTTGGAGCGCCAGGGGGCCTactccagcttcctctccaAGGCAGAGATCAAAGTGGAGGATGCTAACGTGGTGCTGGAAGGAACAGGAGACCAGATTGTGCGCGGAAAGATATATGATTATTATGTTGAGTCTTCCTCTCACTCTATTACAGACTCAAATACTGTGCTGGGTCAGTTTGAGAGGAACTCTGAGTCACAGCCAGTGGAGTTTGGAAGTCGTGGCAGCGGCCTCGCAGAATCTCTTTCCTCACTGAGCCCAATCATTATGCGCGATCTGGTTTTACCACAAAGCACTGTTGAGGATCCCTCCTCGCTGAGACGCCTCAAGTTGAGGCATCCTGCAAGGCCTGTACTCCTGCGTAAGGAGAGCtatctgtctgcagctgagcAGTCTGAGCTTTCCAACCCCTCTCTAACATCAAGAGACTTAACTCCAGTGACTCACACTCCGGCCTCAACCAGTGATGAGTCCATCTCTGTTCACCCTATGATCTGTCTCTCAGACAGCAAAGGGCTTAATGTGAGGGAGGGGGCAGATCTAGAGACTGCAGCAGGGGCTCCGTTTTTACACCTGCCAGCTAAAACTCTTGACGGCACAGATTTGGAAAGCTTGAAGAGTAAACTTGATCTGGGTAACTGTTTGGAGACGCTGTTCCTGGCCAAGAAACATGGCCAGACCTCTGTGCAGCAAGCAGCCCTGGGAGTCATGTCAGACAACTACCTCCAGGTGCTCAGGGATCCCAACCTTTATGGGCGGCTAATGGCTGGCGAGCGAGAACAAATTCAGAAGCAGAGAATGAAAGGGAGAAGATTCGTCATGGTGGCAGATACGGACCCTCAAGACTGGGCGAGGAACACCGGGGGGCAGAtagcagagacagagcagaggaggacatCCAGTGCAGTGTACTATTATGATGACAACAAAGACGCCTGGCATACACACTGCCTGATCCCACAGGAGGTCATCTCTAAAGCCTGTGCCATGTGCACAATGGATAACTACTTATTTGTAGCAGTGGGCTGCCAaggcacagacagagaaatgacaCCCTCAAAGCAAGTGTTTTGCTACAATCCTTTGACATCCATTTGGAAGGAGATCAGTCCTATGAATGAAGCCAGGCCCCGCTGCAAGCTGGCAGCTCTGGACGGCTACATCTACGCCATCGGAGGGGAGTGCCTCTCTTCAGTGGAGCGCTATGACCCGCGATTGGACAGATGGACATTTGTGGCTCCACTGCCTAATGATACATTTGCTGTGGCACATCATGTCGCAGTGTGCAATGGAGAGCTTTTTGTTTCTGGGGGAACTCTTAGATATATGCTACTGCGCTACAGCCCCAAAACCAACACCTGGAGGCCAAGTCTGTTGGTATGCAGCAAAGACAGAACTGTAGACATGGTAGCTGTGGGGAAATTTTTGTATCGGTTTGATATTAACTCACTGCTGGGTGTCAGTGTGTACCGCTACCATACAGTGGCTCGCCTGTGGTACCAGTGCAGCTCCAAACGGCTTCCTCGCTGCCCTGCCTTCCAGTGTGTCACAATGGATGACACAATCTATTGTGTCAGCCGCCAGTTCACCATGAGGCTTGAGGCTGATGAGATCTCTCCTGGATTCATAGATGAGAATTTGAGTGTCCTCTCTGCAGCGAAGGGCATACTTTTCCCCTTTGTCCTTTCACTCCCTGATAAGAAGCCTCGGCAGACCAGCGTGTAA
- the cfap107 gene encoding cilia- and flagella-associated protein 107, with the protein MNQTGTAQDKWAQTGWRREQKYANKVLLGNWAEERLQFTLEPTTANSTNRVDYRPHWDFKPDVSERRSALLRAEGLPSKLLFAHYGPPSSHYLVTQYEESYGHKHTNALPTLRPWHPDSLTWQLDRSDRPISALPTNFGPLQPTKHRLENQQSQLPSLTVYRSTYQRHPLNTFCQSHFARASRTLSSHLHAANHNNKDLHLRRRSLLQVPDPCVSLQQV; encoded by the exons ATGAACCAAACAGGGACGGCGCAGGATAAATGGGCCCAAACCGGCTGGAGAAGAGAGCAGAAGTATGCAAACAAAGTGCTGCTGGGCAACTGGGCAGAAGAAAGACTTCAG TTCACTCTAGAGCCAACGACAGCCAACAGCACCAATCGTGTAGACTACCGGCCCCACTGGGACTTCAAGCCCGACGTCTCTGAGAGAAGATCTGCCCTGCTGAGAGCTGAG GGGCTTCCATCCAAGCTGCTATTTGCCCACTATGGCCCACCATCCTCTCATTACTTGGTCACGCAGTATGAAGAGAGCTACGGGCATAAGCACACCAATGCTTTGCCCACTCTGCGACCCTGGCATCCAGACAGCTTGACATGGCAGCTTGACAGGTCTGACAGGCCAATTTCTG CCCTTCCAACCAACTTTGGCCCACTGCAGCCCACAAAGCACCGTTTGGAAAACCAGCAGTCACAACTCCCATCACTGACTGTGTACAGGTCAACATACCAGAGGCACCCACTTAATACCTTCTGCCAGAGCCACTTTGCCAGGGCTTCACGCACGCTTTCCAGCCACCTCCACGCAGCCAATCACAACAACAAGGACCTGCATCTGAGACGGCGCTCGCTACTACAAGTCCCCGATCCTTGTGTCAGCCTACAACAGGTTTAG
- the dhrs3b gene encoding short-chain dehydrogenase/reductase 3b has product MELKSACRMFLFPVQMLYYIVRASLFSLLPTRRKDLTKEVVLITGGGRGIGRHLATEFAKQGARKVILWGRTEKCLKETAEEISLSGTECHYFLCDVANREEVYKQAKVVREKVGDVTILVNNAAVVHGKSLMDSDDDALLKSQHINTMGQFWTTKAFLPRMLELQHGHVVCINSILSQSPIPGAIDYCTSKASSLAFMESLTLGLLDCPGVGCTTVLPFHTNTEMFQGMRVRFPQLFPPLKPEIVAQRTVDAVRADKAFLYLPWTMHALVILKSFMPQVALEEIHKFSGSYTCMNTFKGRT; this is encoded by the exons ATGGAGCTGAAGAGCGCGTGTCGTATGTTTCTTTTCCCGGTTCAAATGCTTTATTATATAGTCAGAGCGAGTTTGTTTTCGCTGTTGCCAACCAGAAGGAAGGATCTGACCAAGGAGGTGGTGTTGATCACCGGTGGGGGACGAGGCATCGGGCGTCACCTGGCCACAGAGTTTGCCAAGCAGGGGGCCAGAAAG GTGATCTTGTGGGGCAGAACAGAAAAGTGCCTCAAAGAAACAGCTGAAGAGATCTCTCTCTCAGGAACAGAGTGCCATTACTTCCTGTGTGATGTGGCCAATCGGGAGGAGGTTTACAAGCAAGCCAAGGTGGTTAGAGAAAAG GTGGGAGATGTTACGATATTAGTGAACAACGCAGCTGTAGTCCACGGCAAAAGTCTGATGGACAGCGATGACGACGCCCTTCTGAAATCCCAACACATCAATACCATGGGACAGTTCTGG aCTACAAAGGCCTTCCTGCCTCGGatgctggagctgcagcatgGCCATGTAGTATGCATAAACTCCATCCTGTCCCAGTCTCCCATCCCTGGGGCCATTGACTATTGCACCTCCAAGGCGTCATCGCTGGCCTTCATGGAAAGTCTGACGCTGGGGCTGCTGGACTGTCCCGGTGTTGGCTGCACCACTGTACTTCCCTTCCACACCAATACAGAGATGTTCCAGGGCATGAGAGTCAG gttTCCTCAGCTCTTTCCACCTCTCAAACCTGAGATAGTTGCCCAGAGGACTGTGGATGCAGTCAGAGCTGACAAGGCTTTCCTCTACCTGCCCTGGACTATGCATGCCCTTGTCATtctaaaaag CTTCATGCCACAAGTTGCACTTGAAGAAATCCACAAGTTTTCTGGGAGCTATACCTGCATGAACACGTTCAAAGGGAGGACATGA